The Chitinophaga sp. Cy-1792 genome contains the following window.
TTTCCTGCGTTCCGTCCTGCACTGTAAACACCAAACTATCCTTGATTTCAGGACGGGTGCTGTTACTGATCTGGATATCGTAATAACTGATCGTTGCGGCAAGCTTACTATTAAGCAGGTCCAGTTTCACCCCTCCCTCCAGCTGATTGGCTTGCTGTGGTTTGAAAGAGGATACGGAACCGTCAGGTTGCACGGTATTTCCTATATTCTTAAATCCATTCATATAGTTGGCAAATATCGACACCCGTTTTAATACCGGCTGATAAATTAAGCCAAATTTGGGTGACAAGGCTGCCTGGTTGTAATTACCGGAGGTAACCTTGGTCAGGTTATTACGGCTGCCTTTATTGTCGAAATAATCGGCACGCAGACTGGCCATTACCAGGAAATTATCGGTAAAGTTTAACACATCGGAGAAGTAAGCACCATAACTGTACTGCCTGGTACTTGTTGCCGGCGAGCTGATCGTTCCGAGCCGGTCATTTACGGTTTCCACACGTACATCGTTGGTGGCATGTAATGTATTGACAACATCCAGCTGTAACATGTTATATTTTAGATTCCGGTATTGATCCATGAAATCAAACCCAACGACAAGGCGGTTGCGCATATTGCCTATTTTAAAGTCACCGTTGAAGTTCTGCTGAAAGTGTTTCCGGCCCAGTTCATCAGGAGCATAAACGCCGATGCTTCTTGCAATAGTTGTATCAGATAGCCAGGTAAGGTTGAAATAGTACATATTGTTATACCCTCCCGTTGCCCAGGCATAGTTGGTAGTGGATGTCCATTGATCCGATATTTTATATTCTGCCTGCAGGAATATATTGTTAGTGAACATTTTAGAAGAAAATGAATTGTCAATCAGGGAACTTTTATAATCCAGTTTCAGTTGATCGTATGATTTGGCATTAATACCTGGTGATACAATCCAGGCAGAGCTTGAAGTACCGTTGTACCGCTGCATATCGGCATCCAGGCGGAGTATAAAACGATCATTCACCTGGTAAGATATACTTGGCGCTATGACAATAGTTTGTCCCTGCCCCTGGTCCTGGAAGCTGTTTTCTTTCTGGTAAGCGACGTTTGCACGGAAAAGCAGTGAGTGTTCATTATTCAATGGGGTATTAAAATCTGCTGCGATGCGACTCAGGTCGTAACTTCCCTGGGTAAAGGACACTTCCCCGGCTGTTTGTGCAAAAGGTTTTTTGGTAATATAGTTGACCAGGCCTCCAAAAGATACCATTGATGCACCAAACAAGGTGGATGAAGGCCCTTTGATGGCTTCTACTCTTTCTACAACGGCCAGATCGATGGTGGTGCGGGTGAATGTAGCCATACCATTACGAAGGTTATCATTTGTGACAAATCCCCGGGAAAAGAAGGCTGGAATACCTGCGCCTGTTTTTGCCGGTGCAGCTCCCGGTACATTACGGAACGATTCGTCCAGGGTCACGGACATTTGTTCGCGAATCAGTTCTTTGTCTACCACACTGTATACCTGAGGATTTTCCAGATATTTCAGTGGCAGGCGAGCAACGCTATTGCTTTGTTTTTTGGAGGTGATCGTGTACTTATCACCAATTATAGATACTTCATTTAATGCTTTTGAGCTGGCAGTTAACGTAAAACTTACATCAGCAGTTTCTCCGTCTTTCACTACTACAATCTTTTCCTGCGAAGCCTGGCCCATGAAGGAAATAGCCAGTTTGTAGGTACCAGCGGTCAGGTTATTAAAAGAAAACGAACCATCTTTTTTCACCGGTACAACTTTTTGATTATCTAATACAACAGTGGCAAATTCCGCCGGCTGTCCATCACTGGTTGTAACCTTTCCTCTGATACCTCCTTCCCCTCTATAGGTGGCAGTTTCTATGTTATTCAATACAAAGGGACGGGCCATCGCATGTTGACAGACCACATTCAGTTGAAAAATTATCAAAGACGCTGCAATTCTGCAGTGGTGACGCAATAAGATTTTCATAGCTGGGGTAATCATTTTTTGTGGCTGCAAGATAGTACAGTCATTAGTAGGTGCTTTGTCCAAAGCGGAAAATTATTCCACTGCAAAACTTGTTTTCTATTCTTTTCAAATGAAGCATCACAGGACGTTTCAGGAAAAAAAGCGCAGCATCGGTTTTTTTTCCCGTTTCGATTTGCCCAATGTTTTCCGATAGAATAATTTTGTTATCACCAGGATGTATCTACGTACATATTTGTACAATCACCCCCCCTGCATCCTGTGTTTACTATTTAGCATCTGACATGAAGCCCGGAAAAGCCAACGCTTTTATATGATGAGCATAAACCCTTTTCAAACAGAAAACCCAAAAATCCCTCATGGAAAAACAAATTTTCGCCCAGGAAAACACCCTGAAAAGAGACTGGTTTTCTCCTGAAAACCCTCCCTTGAATCCTGCCATAGTGATAATTACAGCTATCGAACGGCTGGAGCTTGAACGTATTGGCAGAAGCCTTAGAAAACAATATGGCAGTTATGAAAGTCCGGAATACATCGATTCGCTGCACCTGAATGCCTATAAGATACTGCCGGAAAGTATTGCCAGAGCATTAATGCGTATGGGGACCGATTTTTCAGCTTCACAATATGGTGCTGTCGTATTCAGAGGACTAATCGATGTCGACCAGGAAGCACTTGGCCCCACACCTTCCAGCTGGCAGGAGATCGACAAGGGAAAAATCATGGAATATGGTTTTATTTGTTCCCTCCTTCACGGTGCAGTACCATCCAAACCGGTGGAATACTATGTACAGCGAAAAGGTGGAGGACTGATGCATGCCATTATTCCTGATATAAACATGGCTTATTCGCAAACAGGTTCCGGTTCAAAGACAGAACTGTTCGTACATACAGAAGATGCATTTCTCTTTAATGCAGCAGATTTTCTGTCCTTCCTTTTCCTGCGCAACGACGAAAAAGTTCCATCCATGCTTTACTCGATCCGATCGCACGGCAAACCGGGCGAAGCGATGAAACCTTTGTTTGAAGAGGTTTTCAAGTGCCCCAAGGACGCCAACTTCAGCCAGCAGGACGCAACCGGTGATGCACCTCATGCCAGTATCCTCTATGGCAACCCCGAAGCCCCTTTTATCCGCTTTGATGCAGCGGAACAAATCTTCAACGAAGATGCAGGCCAGAGCCCCGAAGCCCTCGAACACCTGCAAAAGTTCTGGAATGAAGCACAGGGACTCATCTATGATGAATTCATTCCTGAGGCAGGCGACCTGATTTTTGTCAATAACCACTTATGTGCACATGGCCGTAATGCATTTACCGCAGGGTTTAAACAGGAAGGAGACCAGCTGGTACCATGCGAAAGAAGGATGATGCTACGCATGATGAGTAAAACGAGTCTCATTCATATTCAACCAGTGGCCCATCCGCAGAATCCTTACCTGGTGATGGAAGAACATTACGGGAAAATATACCCCGCCACCATTTCCTCTACATTATAATCATCAGCCCTCATGTCGGACACCAAATTGACACAGGTAGACACTACCTTGTTCACCCTTCGTGCGCTCCAAATGGAGCAAGACATCCCCATTATCCATGATTGGGTAAACAGGGAATATGCCCGATACTGGCAAATGCAGCATACTTCTACCGAAGATGTAAAGGCAGTATATACGGCCATTACACAGACAAAAGGTACCCAGGTACTGATGGGCTTTTATGCCGGACATCCAGCCTTCCTGCTGGAATGCTATTGGGTAAATGAGGATCCGCTTAGTAATTATTACGATGCCATGCCCGGGGATTTGGGTTTCCACATCCTTGTCGCCCCCGCTGAAAAGCCTATCCACAATTTTACATGGAACGTTTTTTCCGTCATCATCGAATATATGCTATCTGAGCCTGCCGTACACCGGCTAGTAGTAGAGCCGGATGTACGAAATGAGAAGATCCATATCCTCAACAAACGAGCAGGATTTGAATACCAAAAGATCATTTCCCTACCACAGAAAGATGCTTATCTCGGCTTCTGCACACGCGAGCAATATAATGCTGCAAAAAGTGCCGGCAGCTCCATTATCCCGCAGCTTTTTAGCCGTCAGGTAACCCAGATGGGCCACTTTTCATTCAGGCCACTGCAACTGGATACAGACATCTTCCTCATTCATAACTGGGTAAACCGGGAATATGCAAAATACTGGCAAATGCAACATACCAGTATTGAACAGGTAAAGCACACATATACTTCCATCATCCAGTCCAAACACGCACAGGCTTTCCTAGGTTTCTGCAATAACGTACCTGCCTTTCTCTGGGAAAGTTATTACGCCGCAAATGATCCGATCGGAAAATATTACGATGTGCAGGAAGGTGACTACGGACTGCATTTGCTGGTAGCACCACCAGACCGGGTAATTCATGGCTACACCTTACAAATCCTTCACACTATTATGCAATACATGCTGATGAACGATGCGGTAAAAAGAGTGATTGTGGAGCCAGACATCAGAAATGAAAAGATGCATGTACTTACTCAAAAGGTCGGTTTTGCATACACGAGGGAACTACAGCTCCCTCACAAAAAGGCTTACCTCGCATTTTGTACCCGCGAACAATATGCCGCCACTTTGCCAGCAGCAACATTACTCACACAAAAAAATTAAACCGAGATGAACGATATCACACTACCAGCGATTGCTGTTCCTTCAAAAGAAATTTTTCACGAAAACACCGCAGCTGAGTATAATTTTGCCATCGATGCAGCAAAGGAGCTGATCAATACTTTTCTTGAAAAGAACCGTACACCCTTCAGCGGTATCACTCCTGGTCAGCTCAGACAGCTATTCAGTCAGGTTGATTTTGACACACCGCTTGCTGACTATAAGGAACTTTTCCTGGAAGTGGAAAGGCTGTATGTTAACCATGCCACCGCGTTTCATTTGCCCAACTATATCGCCCACCTTAACTGCCCGGTAGTCATTCCGGCATTGGCTGCGGAAGTGCTGATCGCTGCCATTAATTCTTCGCAGGACACCTGGGACCAAAGCGCAGGAGGCACGCTTATGGAGCAAAAATTAATATCCTGGACCTGCAACGAAATTGGTTTCAGTACAGCATCCGATGGCGTTTTCACGGCAGGCGGTTCTCAGAGTAACCTGATGGGATTGCTTCTTGCAAGAGATTATTTCTCCAGAGAAAAGTTAGGACATAACATCAGAAAACATGGCCTCCCGGAAAGTGCGTCCCGCTTCAGGATCTTCGTATCTGAAATGACCCATTTCAGCATACAGAATACCGTCTCGCTGATGGGACTCGGGGAGCGATCACTTGTTAAGGTAAAGACAGATGAAGGCTTCCGCATGAGGGCTGATTCCTTAGAGGAAGCCATAGAAAAAGAACTGGAGCAAGGCAATCTGCCAATTGCAGTAATAGCGACCGCCGGAACAACAGACTTCGGCAATATCGACCCACTCGGTGCGATAGGGAAAATAGCAGCAAAACATAGCCTGTGGATGCATGTTGACGCTGCCTATGGATGTGGCTTGCTACTTAGCAGCAAATACCGCCACCGGCTTAATGGCATAACATTCGCCAATTCCGTTACCACTGATTATCATAAAGCTTTCTTTCAGCCAATCAGTAGCAGCGCTTTGCTGGTAAAGGATAAAAAATACCTGGACCTTATTACCCATCATGCCGACTATCTTAACCCACAGGAAAATATTTTTGAAGGCCTGAACCAGATTAATAAAACCATTACGCAAAGCACACGCCGCTTCGATGCGCTGAAACTTTGGTGCACACTTCGACTAATGGGTAAACAGAAACTGGGAGCCTGTATCGATGCAATTATTGATACAACCGAACAGGCAGCAGATATCCTTGAAAAAGATCCCGACTTCGAATTACTCACACATTCCGATATCAGTGCGTTGGTATTCCGTTACCACCCTGCAGAAGTGAAGGACGATATATTTTCCGACAAGTTGAATCAGTATATCAAAAAAGAGATGTTCCAGGAAGGAAAAGCTATCGTGGCAGGCACCAGGGTCAACGATGCCTTCTACCTCAAATTCACCTTACTTAATCCGCTCACCACCAGCAACGATATAAGGAACATTATCGGTATCATCAAAAAACATGGTGCCGCATTTCTGCAACCACAACTTTCACCAGCCCTATAAACTATCAGATCATGAATAAACCTCCCGTTAATATTAGTCCGCAACAGGCTGCAGCACATCTCACACCAGCGGTCTGGAAAAAAGTTAACCTGTTGCATGTCCGTAAAATAATCAGCGAATTTGCACATGAGTTACTGATTGTACCTCAGTTGAAAGAAACGGTAAATGCCTGGGGACACTATATACTTTCCGCCGATGATCCGGCTATTGAATATCATTTCCGGGCAAAAGTGCTGAAACTGGACCATTGGCATATCGACATTACTTCTCTCTGTAAATATATAAATGGCGAACAGTCTGAGATTGACTCTCTCCGCTTTATTATTGAGTTCAAAACAAAGATCAATATCAGTGAAGCGGTACTACCAGTATACCTGGAAGAAATCAGCAGTACACTTTATAGTAGCGCATACCACCATACCTATAACACATTGACTTCTGAAACGCTGGCCATTTCAGACTATCAGGTAATAGAACAGGCTATGATGGCCGGTCACCCCTGCTTTATCGCCAACAATGGCCGCATCGGATTCGACGCTACAGACTATCGCAGGTTTGCCCCTGAATCGGCAGACCCGTTCCCGCTGCTCTGGGTAGCCGCACATAAGGAAAGAACTGGTTATACCGGCGGAACAGCACTACCATATGATCAGCTGATCGCCGAAGAACTGGACACCGACACGCTGGCGCAGTTCTTTCAAATACTGGACAACCTGCAGCTCGATCGCAACGACTATTATTTCATTCCTGTTCATCCCTGGCAATGGTTTAACAAACTCGCCATTATTTTTGCCAACGATTTGTCCAGCGGGCAACTCGTATACCTGGGCCCGGCGAAAGACAAATATATTCCGCAACAATCCATCCGCACTTTCTATAACATAACCTCTCCTCAACGGCGATATACCAAAACCTCTTTGTCTATACTCAATATGGGCTTTATGCGCGGCCTGCATGCCAGCTTTGTACTCACCGCCCCTCCTATTTGCGAATGGGTCAACAATATTGTGGAGAGCGACGATTTTCTGCGTGAGAAAGGATTCGTGCTATTGCAGGAAGTAGCCGCCGTTGGCTATACCAATCCACATTATGCCAGTATCATCAGAGATGACAACTCATCGTATAACGGCATGCTGTCCGCCCTCTGGCGGGAAAGTCCCCGGCAGAGGCTTAAGCCCGGGCAAAGACTGATGACAATGGCAGCACTGCTACATGTGGATACCTTCGGCAATGCATTACTGCCTTCGCTGATCAAGGCTTCAGGCATGAGCACCACTGCCTGGCTGAAACAGTACCTCGATTGCTATCTAACCCCGTTATTGCATTGTTACTATTATCACGATATGCGCTTTATGCCGCATGGAGAGAATGTCATCCTTATTATTGAAAACAATGTACCAGCGGGGGTTATTATGAAAGATATCGCGGAAGAAATAGCCGTGCTTAATCCTGACCTTCCTATGCCGGAAAATGTCAGACAGATTTACATGAAAGTGGCAGACCACCTGAAAATTCTATCCATCTTCACACAGGCATTTGATTGCTTTTTCCGTTTTCTGCAGGAGATTCTTGTGGAACATGCCGCCTACCCGGAAACGCAATTCTGGGGACTGGTAGCCGATTGTGTTACCACTTACCAGCAACGGTTCCCGCAATTACAGGAGAAATATGAAAAAATAGATCTCTTCGCTCCTGAGATTATAAAAACCTGTCTGAACAGGTTACAGATACGTAACAACCGAAAGATGGTTGACCACATGTATGATCCGTTTAAAAGCCAGCAATTTGCCGGTACACTTCAAAATCCGCTGGCAGCATTCAGTCCGCAACCAGTAACTTCAATTGATCAACAATGAACACCACCTCAATAGCAACATCTCCTGCCATTACAGAAAAAGTTACCAGGTTATTCATTAGTAAGATAATCTCAGAACTGGCGCACGAAGGAACGTTACAGCCTGTATGGCAGGATGGCAATTACGCGCTTCACACAGATGACACTGGCATCATTTACCGTTTTTCAGCTAAGGTATATGCGCTTAATCACTGGGTATTATACCCTGACTCCATTGAAAAAATTGTAAATGGTAATATTACCCCGCTGGAAGTCATCAGTTTTATTACGTCACTCAACAGTCAAATAGGCATCGCACCAGAGACCTTACCAGATTATATGGAAGAAGTGGCCGGAACACTCTATGGAAGTGTGCAGCTGCAGGAAGCGCCCGAGGTGGGCTACCTTGCCACAGCAGATTACCAGGCAATAGAACGAGCGATGACCGGACACCCCCGTTTTATTACCAATAATGGACGGGTAGGATTCGACATGAGTGACTATCACCTGTATGCTCCGGAAGCCGCCGTACCATTGCAGCTGATCTGGCTGGCCGGCCACAGGAGCCGTGCAGAATTTACCGGTAGCGCAGGCCTGGAATACTCCCAATTTATTCAGCAGGAACTTAGTCCTGCTGATCTGACCTCATTCCGGCAGGTACTGAGTGAAAAAGGACTCGATGTGGAACAATACTATTTCATACCAGTCCATCCCTGGCAGTGGTATAATAAAATATTACATCTCTTTTCTCATGATATAGCTACCAACCTGCTGGTATGTCTTGGTTACAGTACCGATAAGTACCAACCGCAACAATCTATCAGAACATTCTTTAACTGCAGTCATCCTGAGAAAAGCTATGTAAAGACAGCACTCGGCATCCTGAACATGGGTTATGTGCGGATACTTTCACCCTACTTCATGCGCACAACCCCTGCTATCAACGATTGGGTATATGCGCTTGTAGAACAGGATGACTATCTGCAACAACATCGCTTTTGTGTTTTACGGGAAATAGCAGCTGTTGGCTATACGAACCAGCATCTTGAAGATGCGCTGAAAGAAGACAGCCCATACAAGAAGATGCTGGCTTCTCTCTGGCGGGAAAGTCCAGTACCCAAACTACAGGGGAAACAACGGCCGGTTACCATGGCAGCATTGCTTCATAAGGATCCTGCTGGCAATGCTCTTTTACCAGAACTCATCAAGGTTTCAGGAAGGAAGGCGCAGGATTGGGTAACAACATACCTCAACCTTTACATGAAACCGCTGCTACATTGTTTCTACCAATACAACCTTGTGTTTATGCCACATGGAGAAAACATCATACTGGTATTGGAAAACAATGTACCAGTAAGGGTTATCATGAAGGATATCGGAGAAGAAGTAGTACTGATGGATACAACAACCATATTGCCAGAGGCAGCAAAACGTATCATGGCTCCTGTGCCGGAGGAATACAGGACACGTCCTCTTTTCACTCAGCTGTTTGACGGCATCTTCCGCTTCATTGCAGCCATCCTGGACGAGCAGGGAGGGCTGCCTGAACAGGAATTCTGGCAATTAACAGCGAAATGCATCCAGGAATACCAGCAGGAATTCCCGGCGTTGTCAGAAAAATTCAGGCAGTATGACCTCTTTACGCCGTTTATCGCCCCAGATGCACTGAACAGGATGCAAATACGCAACAGCCGTAAGCTGCGTGACCGTTCCAATCCATTTGATGTACCAGGCATCAACGCTGTCAGTAATCCGATTGCCAGATTTAAATTATAAACAAAGATGCGGACGCTGATAATTATCCTTCTTACTACGCTGCATGGCTATGCACAAACTGTAATGCAGGATACCACCATTGACAACTATGGCGGTACGCCCGTAGCTGACCCTTACCGCTGGCTGGAATATGATGCTGCTATAAACACCAGGAACTGGATCAGTCTTCAGCGTACAAAAACACAACATTACCTGGATGCCATCCCATTCAGGAAAGCATTGACCGAACAACTCTCTGCCACCTGGAACTTTTCCCGTGAAACACCACCGGTAAAGGTGGGGAATTACTATTTTTTTACCAGAAACAATGGGTTGCAGCCACAAAACGTGTGGTACCTCCGTAAGGGGCTACAGGGGCAGGCTGAGGAGCTGCTTGATCCGAATAAATTATCGGATGATGGCACAGCTGCTGTAACAATGCTGGGGTTCTCCGGCAACAACCGTTACCTTGCTTACGCTGTGGCCAGTGCCGGGTCGGATTGGAATACGATTCGTATCATGGATATCGCAACGCGGAGAACGTTGCCGGATGAAATGAAGTGGGTCAAATTCCCTAAAGCTGCCTGGAAAGGCAACGGGTTCTATTACAGCCGCTACCCGGCCCCTGCTCCCGACCACGCGTTAACTGCGCGGAATACGCTGAACCAGGTATATTTTCATAAGCTGCGTACAGCACAGGAAAATGATAGTCTTATATATGAGGCACCTATGAGCGTAGCAGCTTTTGTAACATCGGATGAACGCTTCCTGATTATTTCCTCCCTGCCCGGTTCATTCCTGGGATATAAAATGACAAGCAGCACTGGTAACGCCTTGCATTACCAGGATCTTTCGCTGCCCCATGGTCACCTGCTCCCTTTACTTTCCGGGTATGAGCATCATCATATCATCGTTGATAATGTAGGAGAAAAATTACTCCTGCAAACAGACGAAGATGCACCCAATAACAAATTGGTACTGCTCGATCCAGTACATCCGGAAAAAACACATTGGCAAACGATGATTCCAGAACAATCTTCATCACTTGAAAATATCGACGCCGGTGGAGGATACCTGTGGGTCAGCTATCTGAAAGATGCCAGCAGTCTGGTATGTCAATATGATTATTCCGGAAAGAAGGTTAGGGACATACAACTACCCGGCATTGGTACCGCGCGCAACTTTTCTGCGAGCAAAGGTGATAAAGATATATTCTATATCTACACAGATTTTACTACTCCGGAAACTGTCTACCGTCTGAACATTCAGGATGGAACATCAGTAGTGTACCGGAAACCCGGTTATAAAGGTGCTACCAGCGGCTATGAAACCAAACAGGTATTTGTACCATCGAAAGACGGCACACCGATCCCCCTCTTTATAGTATATAAAAAGGGGCTACGGCTGGATGGATGCAATCCTGTATTTATGCAGGGACATGGCGGATTTAAACGTAACCTCACTCCTTTTTTTCATGTACCCCGGATGCTGTTTCTTGAAAGAGGCGGCATTTACGCTCAACCAAATTTGCGTGGCGGAAATGAATATGGAGAGGCATGGCATCAGGGTGGCATGAAAGGCAACCGGCAAAATGCAGTGGATGATTTTATTGCAGTTACTGAATACCTGATCAGGGAAAAATATACTCGTCCGTCGCTGATCGCCATTACCGGTGTTTCCACAGGTGCTGTTATGATAGGTGCTGCTATCAATCAGCATCCGGACCTCTTCAGAGCAGCTATTCCGGTGGCAGGCTGCATGGATATGTTACGCTATCACAAGTTTACTATCGGTAATACCTGGGCGGAAGAATATGGCACCAGCGATAATAAAGAACAATTCGCCTATCTGATCAGGTATTCTCCGCTGCACAACATTACTACTGGCAAGTCATATCCTGCAGTCATGGCACTCACTGGTGACCACGACGATACGGTGGTGCCAGCGCATTCCTATAAATATATTGCTACCCTCCAGCAAAAACAAGGTGGCAACAACCCTGTCCTGATCCGCATAGACAGTAATTCCGGCCATGGCCCAGGTAAACCTACACAAAAAGTGATTGCAGAAGCTGCCGACGCCTGGTGCTTTATTTTCCAGGAACTGGGTGTATCCTGGTAAGGATTCACAGAACAAAAACAAAACACATGCAAACAGATAAAACAATTTATTCAGTGATCGGTGTCGGAATCGGTCCTTTTAACCTGGGACTGGCAGCATTGCTGCAACCAGTACCAGAAGTTTCCGCTATTTTCTTTGATCAGACGGAGCACTTCGACTGGCACCCGGGATTAATGCTGGACAATACCACCCTGCAAGACCCGTTCATGGGAACAGACCTCGTTAGTATGGCCGACCCTACCAGTCAATACAGCTTTCTTAATTTTCTTAAACAAACCGGCAGGTTATATCGCTTCTTCATCCGTCACGACTTTTATATGCTACGGCGCGAGTATAATGTCTATTGCCAGTGGGTGGCCGCGCAGCTACCAAATTGCCGTTTCTCCCATCGGGTAACAGGCATCCAATATGAAAATGGCCACTATGTTGTAACGGTACAGCATATACGTAGCGGAACAATAACGACATACCACGGAGAACGGCTGGTGCTAGGCACCGGCACCCAGCCACATATACCATCTTTCATCAGTAAAAACAAACTCCCAGCTGTCATCCACACTTCTGAATACCTGGCACACCGGAAAGAAATCCAACAGCAGGGAGAACTTACGATCGTTGGCTCAGGACAAAGTGCGGCAGAAGTGTTCCATGATCTGCTGCCAGCTGCAAAAGACGGCTTCCGGTTGAATTGGTTCACACGGTCTCCCCGCTTCTTTCCGATGGAACATTCCAAACTTACGCTGGAGATCAGTTCGCACAACTACATAGAATATTTCCAGCATCTGCCCGCCGACCGGCGTGCCGGAATACTGGCCAAACAAGATAATCTCTCAAAAGGAATCAATAGCAGTCTGATAGACCAGATCTACGATTTACTATATGAGATGACGGTAGGTAAAAAATCAATAGACGTTCAACTACATGCCAATTGTGAATTGACCTCCCTTACTCCTATAGCCCAACATGGAGGTTATACACTGCAGTTTATCCAGACAGATCAACAGGAAAACTTTTCTCACCAGACCAGGTACGTGGTATTGGCCACAGGCTACAGGTATAACCCGCCAACTTGCCTGGAAGGTATTAGTGACCGTATTCGCTACAACCATAACGGAACATTTCACGTACACCGGAACTATACGATAGACGTCCATGAAAGTGAAATATTTGTGCAAAACGCCGAAACACAGTCCCACGGATTTGTAGCACCGGACTTAAGTCTTGGTGCCTATCGCAATTCGTGGATCATCAACAATATTACCGGCAGAGAAGTATATAAGCTGGAAGAACAGGTAGCATTTCAGCACTTCGGCGTGCGGCATATCCCTGAAAAA
Protein-coding sequences here:
- a CDS encoding TonB-dependent receptor — translated: MKILLRHHCRIAASLIIFQLNVVCQHAMARPFVLNNIETATYRGEGGIRGKVTTSDGQPAEFATVVLDNQKVVPVKKDGSFSFNNLTAGTYKLAISFMGQASQEKIVVVKDGETADVSFTLTASSKALNEVSIIGDKYTITSKKQSNSVARLPLKYLENPQVYSVVDKELIREQMSVTLDESFRNVPGAAPAKTGAGIPAFFSRGFVTNDNLRNGMATFTRTTIDLAVVERVEAIKGPSSTLFGASMVSFGGLVNYITKKPFAQTAGEVSFTQGSYDLSRIAADFNTPLNNEHSLLFRANVAYQKENSFQDQGQGQTIVIAPSISYQVNDRFILRLDADMQRYNGTSSSAWIVSPGINAKSYDQLKLDYKSSLIDNSFSSKMFTNNIFLQAEYKISDQWTSTTNYAWATGGYNNMYYFNLTWLSDTTIARSIGVYAPDELGRKHFQQNFNGDFKIGNMRNRLVVGFDFMDQYRNLKYNMLQLDVVNTLHATNDVRVETVNDRLGTISSPATSTRQYSYGAYFSDVLNFTDNFLVMASLRADYFDNKGSRNNLTKVTSGNYNQAALSPKFGLIYQPVLKRVSIFANYMNGFKNIGNTVQPDGSVSSFKPQQANQLEGGVKLDLLNSKLAATISYYDIQISNSTRPEIKDSLVFTVQDGTQESKGLEVEVIGNPLPGLNIIASYGYNENKYKKAAANLIGKRTVGAPANVGNVWISYSLLKGAAKGLGFGAGAMYVGDAYYDPANTFTLPSYTTVDATIFYNTPQYRIGIKGNNLTGEKYWVSDGFYARPQKRGNFLVSLALKF
- a CDS encoding TauD/TfdA family dioxygenase, with the translated sequence MEKQIFAQENTLKRDWFSPENPPLNPAIVIITAIERLELERIGRSLRKQYGSYESPEYIDSLHLNAYKILPESIARALMRMGTDFSASQYGAVVFRGLIDVDQEALGPTPSSWQEIDKGKIMEYGFICSLLHGAVPSKPVEYYVQRKGGGLMHAIIPDINMAYSQTGSGSKTELFVHTEDAFLFNAADFLSFLFLRNDEKVPSMLYSIRSHGKPGEAMKPLFEEVFKCPKDANFSQQDATGDAPHASILYGNPEAPFIRFDAAEQIFNEDAGQSPEALEHLQKFWNEAQGLIYDEFIPEAGDLIFVNNHLCAHGRNAFTAGFKQEGDQLVPCERRMMLRMMSKTSLIHIQPVAHPQNPYLVMEEHYGKIYPATISSTL
- a CDS encoding GNAT family N-acetyltransferase — translated: MSDTKLTQVDTTLFTLRALQMEQDIPIIHDWVNREYARYWQMQHTSTEDVKAVYTAITQTKGTQVLMGFYAGHPAFLLECYWVNEDPLSNYYDAMPGDLGFHILVAPAEKPIHNFTWNVFSVIIEYMLSEPAVHRLVVEPDVRNEKIHILNKRAGFEYQKIISLPQKDAYLGFCTREQYNAAKSAGSSIIPQLFSRQVTQMGHFSFRPLQLDTDIFLIHNWVNREYAKYWQMQHTSIEQVKHTYTSIIQSKHAQAFLGFCNNVPAFLWESYYAANDPIGKYYDVQEGDYGLHLLVAPPDRVIHGYTLQILHTIMQYMLMNDAVKRVIVEPDIRNEKMHVLTQKVGFAYTRELQLPHKKAYLAFCTREQYAATLPAATLLTQKN
- a CDS encoding aspartate aminotransferase family protein, with protein sequence MNDITLPAIAVPSKEIFHENTAAEYNFAIDAAKELINTFLEKNRTPFSGITPGQLRQLFSQVDFDTPLADYKELFLEVERLYVNHATAFHLPNYIAHLNCPVVIPALAAEVLIAAINSSQDTWDQSAGGTLMEQKLISWTCNEIGFSTASDGVFTAGGSQSNLMGLLLARDYFSREKLGHNIRKHGLPESASRFRIFVSEMTHFSIQNTVSLMGLGERSLVKVKTDEGFRMRADSLEEAIEKELEQGNLPIAVIATAGTTDFGNIDPLGAIGKIAAKHSLWMHVDAAYGCGLLLSSKYRHRLNGITFANSVTTDYHKAFFQPISSSALLVKDKKYLDLITHHADYLNPQENIFEGLNQINKTITQSTRRFDALKLWCTLRLMGKQKLGACIDAIIDTTEQAADILEKDPDFELLTHSDISALVFRYHPAEVKDDIFSDKLNQYIKKEMFQEGKAIVAGTRVNDAFYLKFTLLNPLTTSNDIRNIIGIIKKHGAAFLQPQLSPAL